Proteins encoded by one window of Pseudonocardia alni:
- the bcp gene encoding thioredoxin-dependent thiol peroxidase translates to MSTRLQAGDTAPDFTLADADGTAVSLADYRGRKVVVYFYPAASTPGCTKEACDFRDNLAELNGAGIDVLGISPDKPAKLATFRDNEELTFPLLSDPDREVLTAWGAFGEKKLYGKTVTGVIRSTFLVGEDGTIVDAQYNVKATGHVAKLRRDWKV, encoded by the coding sequence ATGAGCACACGGCTGCAGGCGGGCGACACCGCCCCCGACTTCACCCTCGCCGACGCCGACGGCACGGCCGTCTCCCTGGCGGACTACCGCGGCCGCAAGGTCGTCGTCTACTTCTACCCGGCGGCGAGCACCCCGGGCTGCACGAAGGAGGCCTGCGACTTCCGCGACAACCTCGCCGAGCTGAACGGCGCGGGCATCGACGTACTGGGCATCTCCCCGGACAAGCCCGCCAAGCTCGCGACGTTCCGCGACAACGAGGAGCTGACCTTCCCGCTGCTGTCCGACCCGGACCGCGAGGTCCTCACCGCCTGGGGCGCCTTCGGTGAGAAGAAGCTCTACGGCAAGACGGTCACCGGGGTCATCCGCTCCACCTTCCTGGTCGGCGAGGACGGCACGATCGTCGACGCGCAGTACAACGTGAAGGCGACCGGGCACGTGGCGAAGCTGCGCCGGGACTGGAAGGTCTGA
- a CDS encoding rhomboid family intramembrane serine protease, with translation MTALPDGRPARVLPPAPVRAAVIMLVFTAALYVFEAVDQASGGMVESAAAIYPRSTEGLTGVLTAPLVHDDWAHLAANSLPFLIFGFLAMSGGPVQWFAVTATIWLVSGLGVWLVSPAPVIGASGIVFGWFLFLLVRGFYARNGRQILLALVLFLFYGSILWGVLPSDPSVSWQGHLFGAVGGVVAAYWVAKADRLPS, from the coding sequence ATGACCGCGCTCCCGGACGGCCGTCCCGCCCGCGTGCTGCCGCCGGCACCGGTGCGCGCCGCGGTGATCATGCTGGTGTTCACCGCCGCGCTCTACGTGTTCGAGGCGGTCGACCAGGCCTCCGGTGGCATGGTCGAGTCCGCCGCCGCGATCTACCCCCGCAGCACCGAGGGGCTCACCGGTGTCCTCACCGCGCCGCTGGTCCACGACGACTGGGCCCACCTCGCCGCGAACAGCCTGCCGTTCCTGATCTTCGGGTTCCTCGCGATGTCCGGCGGGCCGGTGCAGTGGTTCGCGGTCACCGCCACGATCTGGCTGGTGAGCGGGCTGGGGGTGTGGCTCGTGTCGCCGGCCCCGGTGATCGGCGCGTCCGGGATCGTCTTCGGCTGGTTCCTGTTCCTGCTCGTGCGCGGGTTCTACGCCCGCAACGGCAGGCAGATCCTGCTCGCCCTCGTGCTCTTCCTGTTCTACGGCTCGATCCTCTGGGGCGTGCTGCCGTCGGACCCGTCGGTGTCCTGGCAGGGTCATCTGTTCGGCGCGGTCGGCGGCGTCGTCGCCGCCTACTGGGTGGCCAAGGCCGACCGCCTACCCTCCTAG
- a CDS encoding PLP-dependent cysteine synthase family protein produces the protein MRYDSLLDAVGDTPLVGLPSLSPSEDVRLWAKLEDRNPTGSIKDRPALAMITDAEKQGLLTPGCTILEPTSGNTGISLAMAARLKGYEIICVMPENTSEERRQLLAMYGAQIISSPAAGGSNQAVAVAKQLAAEHPDWVMLYQYGNPANTDAHYRGTGPEILRDLPSITHFVAGLGTTGTLVGAGRYLREHKPDVQVVAAEPRYGELVYGLRNLSEGFVPELYDETVLTGRFSVGSYDALRRTRQLVEQEGIFAGISSGAILHAALGVANKALDAGQRADVVMIVCDGGWKYLSTGAYSGDLGTAAQGIDGHLWA, from the coding sequence GTGCGTTACGACTCGTTGCTGGACGCCGTCGGCGACACCCCGCTGGTCGGGCTGCCGTCCCTGTCGCCGTCGGAGGACGTGCGGCTGTGGGCGAAGCTGGAGGACCGCAACCCCACCGGCTCGATCAAGGACCGGCCCGCGCTGGCGATGATCACCGACGCCGAGAAGCAGGGGTTGCTCACGCCCGGCTGCACGATCCTGGAGCCCACCTCGGGCAACACCGGGATCTCGCTCGCGATGGCCGCGAGGCTCAAGGGCTACGAGATCATCTGCGTGATGCCGGAGAACACCTCCGAGGAGCGTCGCCAGCTGCTGGCGATGTACGGGGCACAGATCATCTCCTCGCCGGCGGCGGGCGGCTCGAACCAGGCCGTCGCCGTCGCCAAGCAGCTGGCGGCCGAGCACCCGGACTGGGTGATGCTCTACCAGTACGGCAACCCGGCCAACACCGACGCGCACTACCGCGGAACCGGCCCCGAGATCCTGCGCGACCTGCCGTCGATCACCCACTTCGTCGCCGGGCTCGGCACCACCGGGACCCTCGTCGGCGCCGGGCGCTACCTGCGCGAGCACAAGCCCGACGTGCAGGTCGTCGCGGCGGAGCCCCGGTACGGCGAGCTCGTCTACGGCCTGCGGAACCTCTCGGAGGGCTTCGTCCCGGAGCTCTACGACGAGACCGTGCTGACCGGCCGGTTCTCGGTCGGCTCCTACGACGCGTTGCGCCGCACCCGCCAGCTCGTCGAGCAGGAGGGCATCTTCGCCGGGATCTCCTCCGGCGCGATCCTGCACGCCGCGCTCGGCGTCGCGAACAAGGCGCTCGACGCCGGGCAGCGCGCCGACGTCGTCATGATCGTGTGCGACGGCGGCTGGAAGTACCTGTCCACCGGGGCCTACTCCGGCGACCTGGGCACGGCCGCGCAGGGCATCGACGGTCACCTCTGGGCCTGA
- a CDS encoding TVP38/TMEM64 family protein translates to MRWWRFLLGCLGLVLAAALVVLVARSLGLSAVPRFGELRRAVESAGIWGPVVFVLLQVALNVPPFPRTVFTVSAGVLFGAVGGAALTLFATALSAVVAFALVRVTGGRLVARYAGHPRAVWVRRRLDHHGVLAVTSLRLIPMVPFAVLNYLSGLSQVRFWPYLVGTVIGSAPSTIAVVALGDAVTGHVPPALLLVSGICAVLGLGGVLLAARRPLPDEADAVAPGGAEPTRTAPPAG, encoded by the coding sequence GTGCGGTGGTGGCGGTTTCTGCTGGGCTGCCTCGGGCTGGTGCTCGCGGCCGCACTCGTCGTACTCGTGGCCCGGTCCCTGGGGCTGTCCGCCGTCCCCCGGTTCGGTGAGCTGCGCCGGGCCGTGGAGTCCGCCGGGATCTGGGGCCCGGTCGTGTTCGTGCTGCTCCAGGTCGCGCTGAACGTCCCGCCCTTCCCCCGGACGGTGTTCACCGTGTCCGCCGGGGTGCTGTTCGGCGCCGTCGGCGGTGCGGCGCTGACCCTGTTCGCGACCGCGCTGTCCGCGGTCGTGGCGTTCGCGCTCGTCCGGGTCACCGGTGGGCGGCTCGTCGCCCGCTACGCCGGCCACCCGCGCGCGGTCTGGGTGCGCCGCAGGCTCGACCACCACGGAGTGCTCGCGGTGACGTCACTGCGGCTGATCCCGATGGTGCCGTTCGCGGTGCTCAACTACCTGTCCGGGCTGTCCCAGGTGCGGTTCTGGCCCTACCTGGTCGGGACGGTGATCGGGTCGGCGCCGAGCACCATCGCCGTCGTGGCCCTCGGCGACGCGGTGACCGGGCACGTGCCGCCGGCCCTGCTGCTGGTCTCCGGGATCTGCGCGGTGCTCGGGCTCGGTGGGGTGCTGCTCGCCGCGCGGCGGCCACTGCCGGACGAGGCCGACGCCGTCGCGCCCGGGGGCGCGGAGCCGACCCGGACCGCGCCGCCCGCCGGGTGA
- a CDS encoding Mov34/MPN/PAD-1 family protein: MLVLRSDLVDAIVAHARRDFPVESCGQLVGPETGEHPERYVPMTNADEVASDFAFAPAEDIRLERELDAAGERRMLVVHSHTRLPRRPVAHTGLPEAYPSPKDVAQMEWTPDQHWLIVGLATADAEPEVRSYHLADGEVVEDELAVVESYMFSHTGSDDVPDRA, encoded by the coding sequence GTGCTCGTCCTCCGGTCCGACCTCGTCGATGCGATCGTCGCGCATGCCCGCCGGGACTTCCCGGTCGAGTCGTGCGGGCAGCTCGTCGGTCCCGAGACCGGCGAGCACCCCGAGCGCTACGTGCCGATGACCAACGCCGACGAGGTGGCGAGCGACTTCGCCTTCGCCCCGGCCGAGGACATCCGCCTGGAGCGCGAGCTGGACGCGGCCGGTGAGCGCCGCATGCTCGTCGTCCACTCCCACACGCGGCTGCCGCGGCGCCCGGTGGCGCACACCGGCCTGCCCGAGGCCTACCCGTCGCCCAAGGACGTCGCCCAGATGGAGTGGACCCCCGACCAGCACTGGCTGATCGTGGGCCTCGCCACCGCCGACGCCGAGCCCGAGGTGCGCTCCTACCACCTCGCCGACGGCGAGGTCGTGGAGGACGAGCTGGCGGTCGTGGAGTCCTACATGTTCTCCCACACCGGCTCCGACGACGTGCCCGACCGGGCCTGA
- the clpS gene encoding ATP-dependent Clp protease adapter ClpS, producing the protein MSAPSPAPSPAPTEQVTPDLDESAGPDTPWQAIVWNDPVNLMSYVTYVLQKVFHYPEAKATALMLDVHHKGRAAVSAGDKDTVEGHVAQLHAAGLWATMQRA; encoded by the coding sequence ATGTCCGCGCCGTCCCCAGCGCCGTCCCCGGCGCCCACCGAGCAGGTCACGCCCGACCTGGACGAGTCCGCCGGCCCCGACACGCCGTGGCAGGCCATCGTCTGGAACGACCCGGTCAACCTCATGTCGTACGTGACCTACGTGCTGCAGAAGGTGTTCCACTACCCCGAGGCGAAGGCCACCGCGCTGATGCTCGACGTGCACCACAAGGGACGCGCCGCGGTGTCGGCGGGGGACAAGGACACCGTGGAGGGTCACGTCGCCCAGCTCCACGCGGCCGGCCTGTGGGCCACCATGCAGCGGGCCTGA
- a CDS encoding non-canonical purine NTP pyrophosphatase yields the protein MRILLATRNAKKLVELRRITEAAGLSGVEIVGLADVPEFPEATETGATFAANALAKARDAAAATGLPAIADDSGITVDALNGMPGIFSARWSGRHGDDEANLQLLLGQTTDVPDERRGAAFVCAAALVTPDAATAGPDTDPASGDTVGTDGPDAEASVPGRTVVHGTWRGTLLRAPRGENGFGYDPIFAPEGDGRSSAELSAEEKDAASHRGTALRALVPHLQALLADG from the coding sequence GTGAGGATCCTGCTCGCCACCCGCAACGCCAAGAAGCTCGTCGAGCTGCGCCGGATCACCGAGGCCGCCGGGCTCTCCGGGGTGGAGATCGTCGGGCTCGCCGACGTCCCCGAGTTCCCGGAGGCCACCGAGACCGGCGCGACCTTCGCCGCGAACGCGCTCGCCAAGGCCCGCGACGCCGCCGCCGCGACCGGGCTGCCCGCGATCGCCGACGACTCCGGCATCACCGTCGACGCCCTGAACGGCATGCCGGGCATCTTCTCCGCCCGCTGGTCCGGCCGGCACGGCGACGACGAGGCCAACCTGCAGCTGCTGCTCGGGCAGACCACCGACGTCCCCGACGAGCGCCGCGGCGCCGCGTTCGTGTGCGCCGCCGCGCTGGTGACGCCCGACGCGGCCACCGCAGGCCCCGACACCGACCCCGCCTCCGGCGACACCGTCGGCACCGATGGCCCCGACGCGGAGGCCTCCGTGCCCGGGCGCACCGTGGTGCACGGGACGTGGCGGGGCACCCTGCTGCGCGCCCCGCGGGGGGAGAACGGCTTCGGCTACGACCCGATCTTCGCCCCGGAGGGCGACGGCCGCTCCTCGGCCGAGCTCAGTGCCGAGGAGAAGGACGCCGCCTCGCACCGGGGGACCGCGCTGCGCGCGCTCGTCCCGCACCTGCAGGCGCTGCTCGCCGACGGCTGA
- a CDS encoding carboxymuconolactone decarboxylase family protein, translating into MSDSGIDPAELDADGLAVRREVLGSDYVDAALGRVDDTTADFQKLITRYAWNEIWTRPGLERRMRSAVTLTALVAHGHWEEFELHVRAARRNGLTRDEIVEIILQTAIYCGVPAANSAFRIAQRVLAEPAPE; encoded by the coding sequence ATGAGCGACTCGGGTATCGACCCCGCCGAACTGGACGCCGACGGGCTGGCCGTGCGCCGCGAGGTCCTCGGCTCGGACTACGTCGACGCGGCGCTGGGCCGCGTCGACGACACGACCGCGGACTTCCAGAAGCTGATCACCCGCTATGCGTGGAACGAGATCTGGACCCGCCCCGGGCTGGAGCGCCGGATGCGCTCGGCGGTGACGCTGACCGCGCTCGTCGCGCACGGGCACTGGGAGGAGTTCGAGCTGCACGTGCGGGCGGCCCGGCGCAACGGCCTGACCCGCGACGAGATCGTCGAGATCATCCTGCAGACCGCGATCTACTGCGGGGTCCCGGCGGCGAACTCGGCGTTCCGGATCGCGCAGCGCGTCCTCGCCGAGCCCGCTCCCGAGTAG
- a CDS encoding bifunctional metallophosphatase/5'-nucleotidase, with translation MPSSGRRVGLVLAAVLVVVLAVGVTVEAVTLSGRPAAGAPGSGTVRLIALNDLHGNLEPPSGSSGRVTDDAGAQVEAGGTAFVAAHVAALRAQAPASVVLSTGDNVGASPLASALFRDEPTVEVLERIGVAASAAGNHEFDEGITELRRLQRGGCHPADGCRFTPSYDGASFPILSANVTEGGKPALAASTVVEAGGARIGVIGATLSELPDLVSPDGIRGLEVGDEVAAVDATSRELTAQGVRAQVLLLHQGDEATGDGGPDACAIEPGGPGSRIAAAVSADVDAVFSAHTHQQYACSATDPAGNPRPFVQGLSSGRLLSVVDLALTGDGDVDRGATTARNEVVTRDVAPDPAVADIVDRAVAQSRPLAERPVGTVTGPLLRAAAPTGLSPLGTVIADAQLAASRGDGAQLALTNPGGVRADLVPGPGGRVTYGQAYTVQPFGNILQTMTLTGAQLRAVLDQQFTVDDGPTVLQSSSNLRYTVVAGNRVGDISIGGVGVTDDGRYRVATNNFLSAGGDGFDTFTAGTELVGGPVDLDAFVAYLGANPGLAAPSTDRIVRR, from the coding sequence GTGCCCTCCTCCGGTCGCCGTGTCGGACTCGTCCTCGCCGCCGTGCTCGTCGTCGTCCTCGCGGTGGGGGTCACCGTCGAGGCGGTGACGCTCTCGGGTCGCCCCGCCGCGGGCGCGCCGGGCTCCGGCACGGTGCGGCTCATCGCGCTCAACGACCTGCACGGCAACCTGGAGCCGCCCTCGGGGTCCTCGGGCCGGGTGACCGACGACGCCGGCGCGCAGGTCGAGGCCGGCGGCACCGCGTTCGTCGCCGCGCACGTCGCGGCGCTGAGGGCGCAGGCCCCGGCGAGCGTGGTGCTGTCCACCGGCGACAACGTCGGCGCGTCCCCGCTGGCGTCGGCGCTGTTCCGCGACGAGCCGACCGTCGAGGTCCTGGAGCGGATCGGCGTCGCCGCGTCCGCCGCGGGGAACCACGAGTTCGACGAGGGCATCACCGAGCTGCGCCGGCTGCAGCGCGGCGGCTGCCACCCGGCCGACGGCTGCCGCTTCACCCCGTCCTACGACGGCGCGTCGTTCCCGATCCTGTCGGCGAACGTGACCGAGGGCGGGAAGCCCGCGCTCGCCGCGTCGACGGTGGTGGAGGCGGGCGGCGCCCGGATCGGCGTCATCGGCGCCACCCTGTCCGAGCTGCCCGACCTGGTCTCCCCCGACGGCATCCGCGGCCTGGAGGTCGGCGACGAGGTCGCCGCGGTCGACGCGACGTCGCGCGAACTGACCGCGCAGGGGGTGCGGGCACAGGTGCTGCTGCTGCACCAGGGCGACGAGGCGACCGGCGACGGCGGCCCGGACGCCTGTGCGATCGAGCCCGGCGGGCCGGGGTCGCGGATCGCGGCCGCGGTGTCCGCCGACGTCGACGCGGTGTTCTCCGCGCACACCCACCAGCAGTACGCGTGCTCGGCGACAGACCCGGCCGGGAACCCGCGACCGTTCGTGCAGGGCCTGTCGTCCGGCAGGTTGCTGTCGGTGGTCGACCTCGCCCTGACCGGCGACGGCGACGTGGACCGCGGCGCGACGACGGCCCGCAACGAGGTCGTCACCCGCGACGTCGCGCCCGACCCGGCCGTCGCCGACATCGTCGACCGTGCGGTCGCGCAGTCGCGGCCGCTGGCCGAACGGCCGGTCGGAACGGTGACCGGGCCGCTGCTGCGTGCGGCCGCGCCGACCGGGCTGTCCCCGCTCGGCACGGTCATCGCCGACGCCCAGCTGGCGGCCTCGCGCGGTGACGGCGCACAGCTCGCGCTGACCAACCCCGGCGGGGTGCGCGCGGACCTGGTGCCGGGCCCGGGCGGGCGGGTCACCTACGGGCAGGCCTACACGGTGCAGCCCTTCGGCAACATCCTGCAGACCATGACGCTCACCGGCGCTCAGCTGCGCGCGGTGCTCGACCAGCAGTTCACCGTCGACGACGGTCCGACGGTGCTGCAGAGCTCGTCGAACCTGCGTTACACGGTGGTGGCCGGGAACCGGGTCGGTGACATCTCCATCGGCGGCGTCGGAGTCACCGACGACGGCCGCTACCGGGTCGCGACGAACAACTTCCTGTCCGCGGGAGGCGACGGCTTCGACACCTTCACCGCCGGGACCGAGCTGGTCGGCGGCCCGGTGGACCTCGACGCGTTCGTCGCGTACCTGGGCGCGAACCCGGGCCTGGCCGCGCCGTCGACCGACCGGATCGTGCGCCGCTGA
- a CDS encoding DUF2017 domain-containing protein, with protein sequence MNGWKRSGRGDRVRYTSGFSGEEAVVLRGLFVEIRQMLAGRAELAPTDELAELTGIRTGPTSRPTDRVLARLLPDFTTEDSDLAGGMRSLHEPSLIEAKDTAAATVLDTLPEAGGRLELTEAQVDAWLAALNDVRLALGTALDVNEDMPEQLSDDDPRAQHLGVYHWLTYVQDSLVRVRVRGL encoded by the coding sequence GTGAACGGCTGGAAGCGCAGCGGCCGGGGCGACCGCGTCCGCTACACGTCCGGGTTCTCCGGTGAGGAGGCCGTCGTCCTGCGGGGGCTGTTCGTCGAGATCCGCCAGATGCTCGCCGGTCGTGCCGAGCTCGCGCCCACCGACGAGCTGGCCGAACTCACCGGCATCCGCACCGGTCCGACGTCGCGGCCGACCGACCGGGTGCTGGCCCGGCTGCTGCCGGACTTCACCACCGAGGACTCCGACCTCGCCGGCGGGATGCGCTCGCTGCACGAGCCGTCGCTGATCGAGGCCAAGGACACCGCCGCGGCGACCGTCCTGGACACCCTGCCCGAGGCGGGCGGACGGCTCGAGCTCACCGAGGCCCAGGTCGACGCCTGGCTGGCCGCCCTCAACGACGTGCGGCTCGCGCTCGGCACCGCCCTCGACGTGAACGAGGACATGCCCGAGCAGCTGTCCGACGACGACCCGCGGGCCCAGCACCTGGGCGTCTACCACTGGCTGACCTACGTGCAGGACTCCCTGGTCCGGGTCCGCGTCCGCGGGCTCTGA
- a CDS encoding MoaD/ThiS family protein → MAVSVSIPTILRTHTDGEKTVEAKGDTVSAVIDDLESRHSGIKDRLITDGKLHRFVNIYVDDEDIRFAGGLEAPVSESSTFTILPAVAGGR, encoded by the coding sequence ATGGCCGTCTCCGTCTCCATCCCCACCATCCTTCGCACGCACACCGACGGTGAGAAGACCGTCGAGGCGAAGGGCGACACCGTCTCGGCGGTCATCGACGACCTGGAGTCGCGGCACAGCGGCATCAAGGACCGTCTGATCACCGACGGCAAGCTGCACCGCTTCGTCAACATCTACGTCGACGACGAGGACATCCGTTTCGCCGGCGGCCTGGAGGCCCCGGTCTCCGAGTCCTCCACGTTCACGATCCTCCCGGCCGTGGCCGGCGGTCGCTGA
- a CDS encoding MBL fold metallo-hydrolase — protein sequence MRLIVLGCSGSGPGPESPASGYLVEAGATRLTLDLGNGTLGALQRHADPFSLDAAVFSHLHPDHCSDFPSLVVHRRYHPRPPFDATARKLVVHAPAGAHARFARADAVTESDYARTDLTDVFSFHDLVVGEPFTVGTGEDAVTVTAYEVVHVCPAYALRLEHRGRVLTYSGDTAACPGLVEAARDADLLLCEASWPHAEAGPPGVHLSGREAGEHAAAAGAQRLVVTHVPAWFDRESLGAEAKAAFGGTVELARPDAVFEV from the coding sequence ATGCGGCTGATCGTTCTCGGGTGCTCCGGCAGCGGCCCCGGACCCGAGTCCCCGGCATCGGGCTACCTCGTCGAGGCCGGGGCGACCCGCCTCACGCTCGACCTCGGCAACGGCACCCTCGGCGCCCTGCAACGGCACGCCGACCCGTTCTCCCTCGACGCCGCGGTGTTCAGCCATCTGCACCCCGACCACTGCTCGGACTTCCCGTCGTTGGTGGTGCACCGTCGCTACCACCCCCGGCCCCCGTTCGACGCGACCGCGCGCAAGCTGGTCGTGCACGCCCCGGCCGGTGCGCACGCCCGCTTCGCCCGCGCCGACGCCGTCACCGAGTCCGACTACGCCCGCACCGATCTCACCGACGTCTTCTCCTTCCACGACCTCGTGGTGGGGGAGCCGTTCACCGTCGGCACCGGTGAGGACGCCGTCACCGTCACCGCGTACGAGGTCGTGCACGTCTGCCCCGCCTACGCGCTGCGCCTCGAGCACCGCGGCCGGGTCCTGACCTACTCCGGGGACACCGCCGCCTGCCCCGGGCTCGTCGAGGCCGCCCGCGACGCCGACCTGCTGCTCTGCGAGGCCAGCTGGCCGCACGCCGAGGCCGGGCCGCCCGGGGTGCACCTGTCCGGACGGGAGGCGGGCGAGCACGCCGCGGCCGCCGGGGCGCAGCGGCTGGTCGTCACCCACGTCCCGGCCTGGTTCGACCGCGAGTCCCTCGGCGCCGAGGCCAAGGCGGCCTTCGGCGGGACCGTCGAGCTCGCCCGGCCCGACGCGGTGTTCGAGGTCTGA
- a CDS encoding HNH endonuclease signature motif containing protein: protein MPRARRWTDEELVAAVAVSRRLSEVCHRLGIRPGRYDQLRAHIVRTGADASHIPGALDPGHRNHRRRYTDGELRAAVAAEVSVHAVLRRLGYEPSGGMFRAVVAHIRTLELDTTHFTGRSWARGRTFPGRRARPLADILVRGSSYRSSATLRRRLVAEGLKAARCEGCGLTEWQGRPVPLQLDHVNGDHTDNRLENLRILCANCHALTDTWCGRKN from the coding sequence GTGCCCCGCGCCCGCCGGTGGACCGACGAGGAGCTGGTCGCGGCGGTGGCGGTGTCGCGACGGTTGAGCGAGGTGTGTCACCGGCTGGGCATCCGGCCCGGGCGGTACGACCAGCTGCGAGCCCACATCGTCCGGACCGGCGCGGACGCGAGCCACATCCCGGGCGCGCTCGACCCCGGGCACCGCAACCACCGACGGCGCTACACCGACGGCGAGCTGCGGGCGGCCGTCGCGGCCGAGGTCAGCGTGCACGCCGTGCTCCGGCGGCTCGGGTACGAGCCCAGCGGCGGCATGTTCCGGGCGGTGGTCGCGCATATCCGGACGCTCGAGCTCGACACGACACACTTCACGGGGCGTTCCTGGGCCCGGGGCCGGACCTTCCCGGGGCGGCGGGCACGCCCGCTGGCGGACATCCTGGTTCGCGGGTCGAGCTACCGCAGCAGCGCGACCCTGCGCCGGCGGCTCGTCGCGGAGGGGCTGAAGGCCGCGCGGTGCGAGGGGTGTGGCCTGACCGAGTGGCAGGGACGACCCGTCCCGCTCCAGCTCGACCACGTGAACGGCGACCACACCGACAACCGGCTCGAGAACCTTCGTATCCTGTGCGCGAACTGCCACGCCCTCACCGATACCTGGTGCGGCCGAAAGAACTAG
- the rph gene encoding ribonuclease PH — translation MTRTEGRADGRTDDEMRPVTITRGFQKHPAGSVLVEFGDTKVLCAASVTDGVPRWRKGSGLGWVTAEYAMLPSATDTRSSRESVKGRIGGRTHEISRLIGRSLRACIDLRALGENTIAIDCDVLQADGGTRTAAITGAYVALCDAVTWLGEQGKLSDPKPISCQVAAVSVGVVDGRVRLDLPYSEDSRAEVDTNVVATETGTLIEVQGTGEGATFSRSTLDAMLDSALAGIAELARLQVEVLAAPHPKIAAQAADAPDTAGEGDA, via the coding sequence GTGACACGAACAGAGGGCAGGGCCGACGGCCGGACCGACGACGAGATGCGGCCGGTGACCATCACCCGGGGCTTCCAGAAGCACCCCGCGGGATCGGTGCTGGTGGAGTTCGGTGACACGAAGGTGTTGTGCGCCGCCAGCGTCACCGACGGGGTACCGCGCTGGCGGAAGGGATCCGGCCTCGGCTGGGTCACCGCCGAGTACGCGATGCTGCCCTCGGCCACCGACACCCGCTCGTCGCGGGAGTCGGTGAAGGGCAGGATCGGCGGCCGCACCCACGAGATCTCCCGGCTGATCGGCCGGTCCCTGCGCGCCTGCATCGACCTGCGCGCGCTCGGCGAGAACACGATCGCGATCGACTGCGACGTCCTGCAGGCCGACGGCGGCACCCGCACCGCGGCCATCACCGGCGCCTACGTGGCCCTGTGCGACGCCGTCACCTGGCTCGGCGAGCAGGGCAAGCTGTCGGACCCCAAGCCGATCTCCTGCCAGGTCGCCGCGGTGTCGGTCGGCGTTGTCGACGGCCGCGTCCGGCTCGACCTGCCCTACTCCGAGGACTCGCGGGCCGAGGTCGACACGAACGTCGTCGCCACCGAGACCGGCACCCTCATCGAGGTTCAGGGCACCGGCGAGGGCGCCACGTTCTCCCGCTCGACCCTCGACGCCATGCTGGACTCCGCGCTCGCCGGGATCGCCGAGCTGGCCCGCCTGCAGGTCGAGGTGCTCGCCGCGCCGCACCCGAAGATCGCCGCGCAGGCCGCCGACGCCCCGGACACCGCGGGGGAGGGCGACGCGTGA
- the murI gene encoding glutamate racemase: MSDAPGIDAPIGIFDSGVGGLTVARSVIDLLPAEQIVYVGDTAHSPYGPRPLADIRRLALAIGDELVDSGVKALVIACNSASAACLADFRERYPVPVVEVVRPAVRRAVATTRNGRIGVIGTAATIASGAYADAFDAARDTEITSVACPRFVDFVERGTTSGRQVLGVAQGYLEPLQRAGVDTVVLGCTHYPLLSGVLEIVLGPDVTLVSSADETARTLVRTLHAHDLLRDDTTPPAPHRFLATGDPEPFARLGRRFLGPEIGSVVGRAGAALPSA, translated from the coding sequence GTGAGCGACGCGCCCGGTATCGACGCCCCGATCGGCATCTTCGACTCCGGAGTCGGGGGACTCACCGTCGCCCGCTCGGTCATCGACCTGCTGCCCGCCGAGCAGATCGTCTACGTCGGCGACACCGCGCACAGTCCCTACGGGCCGCGCCCGCTGGCCGACATCCGGCGCCTCGCGCTCGCCATCGGCGACGAGCTCGTCGACTCCGGGGTCAAGGCCCTGGTCATCGCCTGCAACTCCGCCTCGGCGGCCTGTCTCGCCGACTTCCGCGAGCGCTACCCGGTCCCGGTGGTCGAGGTCGTCCGCCCGGCCGTGCGCCGCGCCGTCGCCACCACCCGCAACGGCCGGATCGGCGTCATCGGCACCGCCGCGACCATCGCCTCGGGTGCCTACGCCGACGCCTTCGACGCCGCCCGCGACACCGAGATCACCTCGGTGGCCTGCCCCCGGTTCGTCGACTTCGTGGAGCGCGGCACCACCAGCGGACGCCAGGTCCTCGGCGTCGCCCAGGGGTACCTGGAACCGCTGCAGCGCGCCGGGGTCGACACCGTCGTCCTCGGCTGCACCCACTACCCGCTGCTGTCCGGGGTGCTGGAGATCGTCCTCGGCCCGGACGTGACGCTGGTGTCCTCGGCCGACGAGACGGCTCGCACCCTGGTCCGGACCCTGCACGCGCACGACCTGCTGCGCGACGACACGACTCCGCCCGCGCCGCACCGCTTCCTCGCCACCGGCGACCCGGAACCCTTCGCACGGCTCGGCCGCCGGTTCCTGGGCCCCGAGATCGGCTCGGTCGTGGGCCGCGCGGGCGCCGCGCTCCCGTCCGCCTGA